The genomic interval GATATAAAACATATATTGGACATTCTAGAAATAAAAAAGCATTTCGCATAAATTTTAATGAGTTTTGAATCTTTAACATCAGCCATATACTCGGAATATATCAAAAATAGAATTGACTAACCGTATCTAGGGAAAATTCACTTTGAAGCGACTATTCCCTAGATACACACGtcgtaatttatttattttatttcaaaaaaaaaaataataaataaaaaataaataaaaatggaaTCGATTTAAAAAAGACCTAAAGTTAGGGATTTATCAATAGGTAATGTTGCTCCAATACCCAACCAAAGGGCTACTGCCGTACCAATCAAAAAGACGGTTGTCGCTACTGGACGACGAAATGGGTTTTGGAATTTATTAACATTCTCCAAAAAGGGTACTGTTAATAATCCCGCAGGTACTGAAACCATTAAAAGAACACCCAATAATTTATTTGGTACTGTACGAAGTATTTGAAATACGGGAAAAAAATACCATTCAGGCAATATCTCCAAAGGAGTTGCAAATGGATCCGCAGGTTCGCCAATCATTGATGGTTCTAGAACCGCTAAACCTACGTTACATGCAATAGTACCTAAAATTACTACcggaaaaatatataaaagatcATTGGGCCATGCAGGTTCTCCATAATAATTATGACCCATCCCTTTAGCCAATTTAGCTCTTAATACAGGATCGTTCAAGTCAGGTTTTTTTGTTATTAGGATAGGTGAATTATTCTCGATCCATCCCCCGAAAGAACCGGACATGATAATTTTTCATCATCCGGCTCGAGCACGAATCAAATGAACCAAATATACCCATATAAAAAAATCGATATGCTAGCCATATCCACACATATATGAATGATTCTATATAAGTAAAAATTTACCAGTTTAGTTTCCTTTTCGGAGTTTCAACAATCAGACATTGCCCAAAATCCAGTTCTTACAGATAAATGCTCAATACCCAAGTAGGCTTGCAAGGTTGATTATAATCAAGTGCTTTATGGGTCGTCTCAGACCTTTCAATTGGGCTTTATCCCCCCAAATAGCGAGACTTTTTGTATACAAAGAATTTACTTGTTACTAATTGAATTTAGCCTCTGTTCTTCTTTAGATCCCTTGTTTCACTCCGATAGTATAATAAATCAAGTCAATGCATAGGAAATGAATCCATTTACATACTATTAAGTAAGTGAAAGATATAAAACATAATCTAATCAAAATTATGCCACATCACTTATTCTTTCGACTGGATCTTACGGAGCCTGTTCATACATGACATGATCGAGTCTGATCATAGAAAAAAACAATTCTCTTCCAACGAACCACCTTATCCTCTATATCGAGCTTTCGCGGTGGTTGGAACAAagacacatttttattttgaattgaaATGTGGCAGATAAGGACATATATTCTGCACAAACCAATCAATAGTTCAAGTCACACACTCCCATAATCCATTTTATCTTTAGAGAATTCACTTCAACTATGAgtgtcaaataaataattactttatttatatatttggaGTTGAAGAGAAATATCCAAATACATGTCTTATTCTTTTCAATAATCCATATTTATAGCAATGAAATACTGTTGGGCCTACCCCATGTGATAACCAATTGATTACAAATAGTATAATATAGCCCCTTTATAAAGGACCGGAAATACCTTGCTTACGTATCATTAGGAAGTGCATTAACATAAATACGGCAGTAAGAAGAGGTAATACAAAAGTGTGTAAACTATAAAAACGAGTTAAAGTGGATTGTCCCACACTAGCACTTCCGCGCAATAACTCTACCAAGGGCGATCCTATTACAGGAATAGCGTCCGGTACACCTGTTACAATTTTTACTGCCCAATAACCTATTTGGTCCCAAGGTAAGGAATAACCAGTTACACCAAAAGATGCGGTCAATACACCCAAAACCACACCTGTAACCCAAGTCAATTCACGAGGTCTTTTAAAGCCACCTGTGAGATACACACGAAATACGTGGAGGATCATCATTAGTACCATCATACTTGCCGACCATCGATGAACTGATCGGATTAACCAACCAAAGTTAACTTCAGTCATTATATATTGAACAGAAGTAAAAGCCTCCGCAACGGTCGGGCGATAATAAAAAGTCATAGCAAACCCCGTAGCTACTTGTACTAAAAAACAAGTAAGCGTAATTCCTCCTAGACAATAAAATATGTTGACATGAGGGGGAACATATTTACTAGTTATATCATCCGCAATTGCCTGAATCTCAAGACGTTCTTCGAACCaatcatatattttattgaGATAGGTAAGCCAAAAAACTCCCCCTCTAAGAACCGTATATGAAAATTTCATCTCGTACGGCTCAAACAGAAAGACCAAAATACAAGTTCTATCGGATATGCCTTCGAAACTTCCTAATTGTATTATTTACTCTTTTCTAAAGAAAAGATAAAGAAAGAATACAAAAACTGTTTATTATGGTTATAATGCCAAAATCTCAAGTCGGCTCATTTATCTCTATGTTGATCAGGCCTCTTGAATCTTCTATTtccctattttatttatttatttgtgtgTAATGAGACTTTATTAGTGTTTTCTTTATTATTGATAGGAATTCTCTTGTTAAGACCCTATGAATCAATTAAAACCTCAGATTCATACTAAAACCACGATGAGTCAATAAAACCTTTTCAAACTAAGTCCAAAAATTCCTTGAGTAAGAATCGTTGGATCAccacttattcaatgaatagaCATAATGactaaaaatcaaaagaaaCCTTTGTACTTTGATCAAAATAAGCAAAAAAGGGAGTCCGGTCACGAGGTCTGAATATTAAGTTAAGAATGAATCATAGTTGTAATACTTTAGTAAGATATTTCATATAGTCCGTGCTTCAGATACTATCATAGAATGACAATATCCGACGAAGTAAAACCATCTCTAGCAAGATGACAGACCCGCTCTCTGTACTATTCATAGGATCAATTCTAACAAGTCACACACTCATATTCCGGAAATACAGAAACAAAGAAATTTCACGATCGAACTACCAAAATAGAATGGGATAAAAATCAGAGAACTAAAAGCTTCACTTTGTAGTGAAAAGTGAGTTAATAGTTTTTGTGAATCTAATTCATTGAAATTCCGTCTAGTAAAATAGAAGAATTATAAATCTCCAAAATAATAGATAGGAATACCGCAAATAAAGCCATTGCGATACCCATCAAAGGAGTAGTTCCCCACCCAGGAGCTACTTTACCATATTCTGAATTCAATGGTTTCAATAAACTCCCTGCACCTGTTCGTCTTGAACCAGATCTAGAACTACCCTCAACAGTTTGTGTAGCCATAAAGCCTATTTTCTATTCATTGAGATCTGTTGACTTTGTATACCATTCCGTTGTAAATAAATGATCTTAGCATAGATCTATTGTGGTCTTTTAATAATAATGGAAACAGCAACCCTAGTTGCCATATTTATATCTGGTTTACTTGTAAGTTTTACTGGGTACGCCTTATATACTGCTTTTGGGCAACCCTCTCAACAACTAAGAGATCCATTCGAGGAACACGGGGACTAGTTGAAGTAATGAGCCTCCCAATATCGGGAGGCTCATTACTTTCAATCGAGATAATGAAAAATCATTTCATTTTTTAGTTGGAACTTTAGGCGGTTCTCGAAAAAAGATGGCGAAAAAAATAATTCCTAGAGTTGAGACTAAAAGGAATGTATAAACCAATGCTTCCATAGATTCGATCGTGGTTTACAATTATAGCTTCCATACCTAGTTATTTGAGTTGAGATCGTCTTCCGGATAAGAACAAAACAAGAGTAAAAGAAAAGACCTGGTATTCTATAATCAAAATCAAATCCCAAAACTAAAGACAAAAAATACCAAAACAATATTCTATCAGACTGCTTGTCTTTTTGTAGTTGGATCTCCAAGTTTTTGGAATGCTCCAAATTCTACTTGAGCATCCAAATCTGGGTCAATACCAGCAAAAACATCCCTGAACAAAGTTCTAGCACCATGCCAAATGTGCCCGAAGAAGAAGAGCAGAGCAAACGAAGCATGTCCAAAAGTAAACCAACCCCTCGGACTGCTACGAAAAACACCATCGGATTTCAAAGTAGCACGATCTAATTCAAAAATTTCACCTAATTGCGCACGTCTAGCGTATTTTTTCACAGTAGCAGGATCACTATAACTGATTCCATTGAGTTCACCGCCATAGAACTCAACAGTTACACCTACTTGTTCAACACTATATTTTGATTCTGCCCTTCGAAAAGGAACATCGGCTCTAACAATTCCGTCTCCATCTACCAAAACAACCGGAAATGTTTCAAAAACGTAGGCATACGACGTACAAAAAGTTCACGACCTTCTTTATCTTTAAAGATAGGGTGTCCTAACCAACCAACAGCTATCCCATCCCCGTTGTCCATTGAGCCCGCTCTGAATAATCCCCCTTTTGCCGGATTATTGCCGATGTAATCATAAAAGGCTAATTTTTCGGGAATTTTAGACCAAGCTTCAGCTAAACTTTGATTTTCGGCTAGCCCAGCACTAACTCGTCGATAGATTTCTTGTTGAAAGTATCCTTGATCCCATTGATAACGAGTGGGCCCAAATAATTCAATCGGGGTAGTTGCCGAACCATACCACATAGTTCCAGCAACTACAAAAGCTGCAAAAAAGACCGCAGCGATACTACTGGAAAGGACGGTTTCAATATTTCCCATACGTAATCCTTTGTATAGACGTTGGGGCGGACGGACACTAAGATGGAATAGACCCGCCAATATGCCCAGGGTTCCCGCTGCAATATGATGAGAAGCTATTCCTCCCGGAACAAAAGGATCAAAACCTTCCACGCCCCATGCTGGATTTACAGCTTGTACCCTTCCCGTTAGTCCATAAGGATCGGATACCCATATTCCAGGACCATACAATCCTGTTACATGAAATGCGCCAAAACCAAAGCAAGCCACCCCTGAGAGAAATAAATGAATTCCAAAGATCTTGGGCAAATCCAAGGAGGGTTTTCCTGTACGTTCATCAGAAAATATTTCTAGATCCCAATACACCCAATGCCAGATAGCTGCTAAAAAGCACAAGCCAGAAAACACAATATGTGCACCAGCTACACCTTCGTAACTCCAAATACCCGGGTTCGTTATAGTTCCCCCTGTGATACTCCAACCACCCCACGAATTGGTTATTCCTAAACGAGTCATGAAAGGTATAACGAACATACCTTGTCTCCACATTGGATCAAGAACAGGGTCAGAGGGATCAAAAACTGCTAATTCGTATAGAGCCATCGAACCGGCCCAACCAGCAACCAGAGCTGTATGCATTATATGGACAGAAATCAAACGGCCGGGATCATTCAATACGACCGTATGAACACGATACCAAGGCAAACCCATAAAAATACCCCTTATATCAATGAAAAATAGACACTATGTAACTTTATTGCActttaaaaaaactatactaGGGACCTTTCTTTTTTAGTGGATTATCTCGGGGAAAGGATTCATATTTGTTCTATTCTTTTAGTAAGAATGTTTTTTAGTTTAGTAATAATGGAACAATTTTGCTCGTAGGAACAAGAAGCAGATTTATTCTACACCCGATAAGTACCAAGACGCAATGGTCGGACGTTGATCGCATTTTATCTGAGTAACTGCCTCTTTATTTGTTCATCATTCAAAGGACCCATTTGTAAGAATTTGCCTTTTTTATAATATGAACTAAACTTATTCAATCTATGCTATGTATAAAAAATGCTAAAAGATACAATATTATTAAGACAATAAACCTATTTACGCTTTCACATCAAAGTGAGATATagtacttaaattttttttcatttaatgccTATTGGTGTTCCAAAAGTACCTTTTCGAAGTCCTGGAGACGAAGATGCATCGTGGGTTGACGTATAGTGCGACTTGTCAGATATATTGGGTCATATGGTATTTCCCCGTTCTCTTCCCCGATCGAGATATCCTCCCTTTCGCCCAAGAAAGATTGattgaattatcaaaaattTGGAGCGTGAAATGCAATGAAGtgcacttaaatatattttttaggggggtatacaaattaatattagcaattcaaataatttatggTTGGCTTGGTTCGACCAATAAAATGAAGTATCCAGGCTCCGTTTAGAAACAAAACAATTGGTAATATATCTAGGATTTCTACTTAGATGATCATATTTTATATCATATTTTCTATTATATTCGATTTCTAATTTCTAATATGAATAGACGTGATTTCAAATAGAATATTTGGTAGGAGATATGAAATAAATtgataaattgaaaaaaaaaaaaagaagtcgTAGCAAAAAGACATAGTATTTGTCCATTTGTCCTATATAGGCAAATCCAAATCGGGCAGATCTTTACTCGGAGTAGAGCATAAACCTAAAAGAATTCAAGAAGACCATTCAGGAACAAGAAAATTACATCGTGATTTGGATTCCGATGAAACAATACATCAATGAGAAGGTAGTTCAATAAGTTTGTTTATAAGTTTAGTgagtttttttgtttatttttctatttatagaaaagaaatagaaaaataaacagAAACAGACCAAAACTCATCTTTTTtacaaaatgaaagaaaaagagCTCTTTTATTACAAATTCGACAGGGCctgctatgaaaaaaaaaaaaaactataatctacacattgattcttttttttttcgcaATTTGGGTTGAACCGTATGCATCAAAAGATGCATGTACGGTTCCAAAGGGATACAATTTTATCCCAATCAACCGACTTTATCGAGAAAGATTACTTTTTTTAGGCCAAGAGGTTGATAGCGAGATCTCAAATCAACTTATTGGTCTTATGGTATATCTCAGTATAGAGGATGATACCAAGGATCTGTATTTGTTTATAAACTCTCCCGGCGGGTGGGTAATTCCTGGATTGGCTATTTATGATACTATGCAATTTGTTCAACCAGACGTACAAACAATATGCATGGGATTAGCCGCTTCAATGGGATCTTTTATTCTGGTCGGAGGAGAAATTACCAAACGTCTAGCATTCCCTCACGCTTGGCGCCaatgagtttttattttttatttgatttgagagaaaaaaagacTATGCCTTCGCGATATAAGAAATATGATTAAGTAATAATAGCATGGCATTTCGAATTCGATAtgagaatttttttgttttcaaaattgtTACATTATGTATCGAAAGAGTAGTATGAGATATAAGGGTATTTCCTATTTTAGCTGATATATCAGGAGACCCATTTCAGCGTCACAAACTTTTTTCACACCGAAAAACTtttaacaatatatatttatattatgaatgAATACGAAAATAGAATTTCGTTTTTTActtagatatatatttttgatatatatatttatatatatatattttttttttcaaataaaaaaactttGGGATTGCTAACTAATAACTAACAgacgaaatatatatataaagcaaCGGAACCATCatagtatttttttaactaCTCAAAAAGGAAGGGTGGTTATTGGATCATTGACCTATGTGAATAGGATAGAccctataattatttaatttattttcgatTTCTTCGAtgtaaggtaaaaaaaaaagggacAAGTGAATTCCATTATAGAGCCGTATGCAATATACAAAAGATGCCTGTACGGTTGTTCaattctatctttttttttattatcttattagTCTTTTTCACCTTTCATTTCATTATGCGAGataaaagaatttaaaattatgttatatCATCAGGGTAATGATCCATCAACCTGCTAGTTCTTTTTATGAGGCACCGACAGGGGAATTTATCCTGGAAGCGGAAGAACTACTGAAGCTGCGCGAAACCATCACAAGGGTTTATGGACAAAGAACGGGCAAATCTTTATGGGTTGTTTCCGAAGACATGGAAAGAGATGTTTTTATGTCAGCAACAGAAGCCCAAGCTCA from Cannabis sativa cultivar Pink pepper isolate KNU-18-1 chromosome 4, ASM2916894v1, whole genome shotgun sequence carries:
- the LOC133037468 gene encoding cytochrome b6 codes for the protein MKFSYTVLRGGVFWLTYLNKIYDWFEERLEIQAIADDITSKYVPPHVNIFYCLGGITLTCFLVQVATGFAMTFYYRPTVAEAFTSVQYIMTEVNFGWLIRSVHRWSASMMVLMMILHVFRVYLTGGFKRPRELTWVTGVVLGVLTASFGVTGYSLPWDQIGYWAVKIVTGVPDAIPVIGSPLVELLRGSASVGQSTLTRFYSLHTFVLPLLTAVFMLMHFLMIRKQGISDLNDPVLRAKLAKGMGHNYYGEPAWPNDLLYIFPVVILGTIACNVGLAVLEPSMIGEPADPFATPLEILPEWYFFPVFQILRTVPNKLLGVLLMVSVPAGLLTVPFLENVNKFQNPFRRPVATTVFLIGTAVALWLGIGATLPIDKSLTLGLF